Proteins from a genomic interval of Streptomyces fodineus:
- the mgrA gene encoding L-glyceraldehyde 3-phosphate reductase, with protein MTHVADPARYDGTMRYRRTGRSGLDLPVLSLGYWHNFGDDRPFETQREIALRAFDLGITHHDLANNYGPPYGAAELNFGRLLKRDLAPYRDELVISTKAGWDMWPGPYGQGGGSRKYVLASLDQSLRRMGVDYVDIFYSHRLDATTPLEETMGALDTAVRQGKALYVGISSYDAERTRQAAAILRDLGTPLLIHQPSYSMLNRWIETDGLLDAAEEEGFGVIGFTALAQGLLTGRYLDGVPQDSRAARGTSFDASWLTDDMLRRLRALKEIAARRGQTPAQLALAWALRDERVTSLVIGASRTEQLEQNVAALENLDFTAEELAEIDTYATDGGVDLWREARLGNLG; from the coding sequence ATGACCCACGTCGCGGACCCCGCACGCTACGACGGCACCATGCGCTACCGGCGCACCGGCCGCTCGGGGCTGGACCTGCCCGTCCTGTCCCTGGGCTACTGGCACAACTTCGGCGACGACCGCCCTTTCGAGACCCAGCGCGAAATCGCCCTGCGCGCCTTCGACCTCGGCATCACGCACCACGACCTGGCGAACAACTACGGCCCGCCGTACGGCGCCGCGGAGCTGAACTTCGGCCGGCTGCTGAAGCGGGACCTCGCGCCCTACCGGGACGAGCTGGTGATCTCCACCAAGGCCGGCTGGGACATGTGGCCCGGCCCCTACGGACAGGGCGGCGGCTCCCGGAAGTACGTACTGGCCTCGCTGGACCAGTCGTTGCGCCGGATGGGCGTGGACTACGTGGACATCTTCTACTCCCACCGGCTGGACGCGACCACGCCGCTGGAGGAGACGATGGGGGCGCTCGACACCGCCGTACGCCAGGGCAAGGCGCTGTACGTCGGCATCTCCTCCTACGACGCCGAGCGCACCCGGCAGGCGGCGGCGATCCTGCGGGATCTGGGCACGCCGCTGCTGATCCACCAGCCGTCGTACAGCATGCTCAACCGCTGGATCGAGACCGACGGTCTGCTGGACGCGGCCGAGGAGGAGGGTTTCGGTGTCATCGGCTTCACGGCGCTGGCCCAGGGCCTGCTGACGGGCCGTTACCTCGACGGAGTGCCGCAGGACTCGCGCGCGGCGCGCGGCACCTCGTTCGACGCCTCCTGGCTGACGGACGACATGCTGCGGCGGCTGCGCGCCCTGAAGGAGATCGCGGCTCGGCGCGGTCAGACGCCGGCGCAGCTGGCGCTGGCCTGGGCGCTGCGCGACGAGCGGGTGACGTCGCTCGTCATCGGCGCCTCCCGCACCGAGCAGCTGGAGCAGAACGTCGCCGCGCTGGAGAACCTCGACTTCACGGCGGAGGAGCTGGCCGAGATCGACACGTACGCGACCGACGGCGGCGTGGACCTGTGGCGCGAGGCCCGGCTGGGCAATCTCGGTTGA
- a CDS encoding chitosanase, protein MVHADRDTAAPATVSRRTLVAVLGAVAASGALLGTQRALAAPAAATGLDDPAKKEIAMELVSSAENSSLDWKAQYKYIEDIGDGRGYTAGIIGFCSGTGDMLDLVQLYADRKPGNVLAKYLPALRKVNGSDSHAGLDPNYPKDWRKAAQDTAFQQCQNDERDRVYFNPAVAQGKTDGLRALGQFCYYDALVMHGDGDDPTSFRNIRKRALRSAKPPAQGGDETTYLNAFLDARVWAMKQEEAHSDTSRVDTEQRVFLRKGNLDLNTPLDWKVYGDSYHIG, encoded by the coding sequence GTGGTGCACGCAGACCGCGACACAGCAGCCCCCGCCACCGTCTCCCGCCGGACCCTCGTCGCCGTGCTCGGCGCCGTCGCCGCCTCCGGCGCGCTGCTCGGAACCCAGCGCGCCCTCGCGGCACCCGCGGCCGCGACGGGCCTCGACGACCCGGCGAAGAAGGAGATCGCCATGGAACTGGTGTCGAGCGCGGAGAACTCCTCGCTCGACTGGAAGGCCCAGTACAAGTACATAGAGGACATCGGCGACGGACGCGGCTACACCGCCGGCATCATCGGCTTCTGTTCCGGCACCGGCGACATGCTCGACCTCGTCCAGCTCTACGCCGACCGCAAACCCGGCAACGTCCTCGCCAAGTACCTGCCCGCGCTGCGCAAGGTCAACGGCTCCGACTCGCACGCCGGCCTCGACCCGAACTACCCCAAGGACTGGCGCAAGGCCGCCCAGGACACCGCGTTCCAGCAGTGCCAGAACGACGAGCGCGACCGCGTCTACTTCAACCCCGCAGTCGCCCAGGGCAAGACCGACGGCCTGCGCGCCCTCGGCCAGTTCTGCTACTACGACGCCCTCGTCATGCACGGCGACGGCGACGACCCGACCAGCTTCCGCAACATCCGCAAGCGGGCCCTGCGCAGCGCCAAGCCCCCGGCGCAGGGCGGCGACGAGACGACGTACCTCAACGCCTTCCTCGACGCCCGGGTGTGGGCCATGAAGCAGGAGGAGGCACACAGCGACACCAGCCGGGTCGACACCGAGCAGCGGGTCTTCCTGCGCAAGGGCAACCTCGACCTGAACACCCCCCTCGACTGGAAGGTGTACGGGGACAGCTACCACATCGGGTGA
- a CDS encoding MFS transporter: MARLPRQVREELTDRLRQTRRAFGESDVQVVEPPLLRRAVGASALGNCMEWFDFGVYSYLAATIGKVFFPGASPAAQVISSFATFAAAFVVRPLGGLVFGPLGDRIGRQKVLATTMIMMAVGTFAIGVIPGYGTIGIAAPVLLLLARMVQGFSTGGEYGGATTFVAEYSPDRRRGFLSSWLDFGTFVGYALGSALVTVLNLALTDQQMLSWGWRVPFLVAGPLGVIGLYMRLKLEESPAFQQQLDEHEKALVQESARSEFQDIVRSHWPELLVCMGLVLLYNVTNYMVTGYLPTYQTETLKRSSGSGDLLVLIGMLWIVVLITFLGRLSDRVGRRPVYGVAAAAMIVLAVPAFVLIKAHGTWPPILGVLLLATLLACFAAPSAATLPALFPTAVRYAAMGIGFNFAVAAFGGTTPLVTAALVTATGDDLMPAYYLMLAGAIGLLTVRFLPESAQVPLKGSRPMVGSHQERRELITVSEELYAFTRERERRQLRSHPG; encoded by the coding sequence GTGGCGCGGCTGCCCCGCCAGGTCCGCGAGGAGCTGACCGACCGGCTCCGCCAGACCCGGCGGGCCTTCGGCGAGAGCGACGTCCAGGTCGTCGAGCCCCCGCTGCTCCGGCGCGCCGTGGGCGCCTCCGCGCTCGGCAACTGCATGGAGTGGTTCGACTTCGGCGTCTACAGCTATCTCGCCGCCACCATCGGCAAGGTGTTCTTCCCGGGCGCCTCCCCGGCCGCCCAGGTCATCTCCTCCTTCGCGACGTTCGCCGCGGCCTTCGTGGTCAGGCCGCTCGGCGGGCTGGTCTTCGGGCCGCTCGGCGACCGGATCGGCCGGCAGAAGGTGCTGGCCACCACCATGATCATGATGGCGGTCGGCACCTTCGCCATCGGTGTCATCCCCGGTTACGGCACGATCGGCATCGCCGCGCCCGTGCTGCTCCTGCTGGCCCGTATGGTCCAGGGCTTCTCCACCGGCGGGGAGTACGGCGGCGCCACCACCTTCGTCGCCGAGTACTCGCCGGACCGCAGGCGCGGATTCCTCTCCAGCTGGCTCGACTTCGGCACCTTCGTCGGATACGCCCTCGGTTCGGCCCTGGTCACCGTGCTCAATCTCGCCCTGACGGACCAGCAGATGCTGTCCTGGGGCTGGCGCGTCCCGTTCCTCGTCGCCGGACCCCTCGGTGTGATCGGCCTCTACATGCGGCTGAAGCTGGAGGAATCCCCGGCCTTCCAGCAGCAACTGGACGAACACGAGAAGGCCCTGGTGCAGGAATCGGCGCGCAGCGAGTTCCAGGACATCGTCCGCAGCCACTGGCCGGAGCTGCTGGTCTGCATGGGCCTGGTGCTGCTGTACAACGTCACCAACTACATGGTCACCGGCTATCTGCCGACGTATCAGACCGAGACCCTGAAGCGCTCCAGCGGCTCCGGGGACCTCCTGGTGCTCATCGGCATGCTGTGGATCGTCGTACTGATCACCTTCCTCGGCCGGCTCAGCGACCGCGTCGGCCGGCGGCCCGTCTACGGCGTCGCCGCCGCCGCGATGATCGTGCTGGCCGTGCCCGCCTTTGTGCTGATCAAGGCGCACGGCACCTGGCCGCCGATCCTCGGTGTGCTGCTGCTGGCCACCCTGCTGGCCTGTTTCGCCGCGCCGAGCGCGGCCACGCTGCCCGCCCTGTTCCCGACCGCCGTCCGCTACGCGGCGATGGGCATCGGCTTCAACTTCGCCGTGGCCGCCTTCGGCGGCACCACGCCGCTGGTCACCGCCGCGCTGGTCACCGCCACCGGCGACGACCTGATGCCCGCGTACTACCTGATGCTGGCGGGCGCCATCGGCCTGCTGACCGTCAGGTTCCTGCCCGAGAGCGCCCAGGTGCCGCTCAAGGGCTCGCGGCCGATGGTCGGTTCGCACCAGGAGCGGCGTGAACTGATCACCGTCTCCGAGGAGCTGTACGCGTTCACGCGCGAGCGGGAGCGCCGGCAGCTGCGGTCGCACCCCGGCTGA
- a CDS encoding DedA family protein: MAAPPLPGPLAHLAPLLGHYGYWAVGAVVLVEDFGVPAPGETILLAAGVYAGAGRLNVVAVAVVAFAAAVLGDNIGYLIGRVGGRAFVHRWGRYVFLTPERFEAAEEFFGRHGGKIVTVARFIEGLRQANGIIAGTTGMPWRRFLAFNALGAALWVGLWTTLAYEVGSHITTVYDEVSRYQIYVLVAVAVLIAAFAVRHCVRRRRAC, from the coding sequence ATGGCCGCCCCTCCGCTCCCGGGTCCACTGGCGCATCTGGCGCCGCTGCTCGGCCACTACGGCTACTGGGCCGTGGGGGCAGTGGTGCTGGTGGAGGACTTCGGGGTGCCCGCGCCGGGCGAGACGATCCTGCTGGCCGCGGGGGTGTACGCGGGGGCGGGGCGGCTGAACGTCGTCGCCGTGGCGGTCGTCGCGTTCGCCGCGGCCGTGCTCGGCGACAACATCGGCTATCTGATCGGCCGGGTCGGCGGGCGGGCCTTCGTGCACCGGTGGGGGCGGTACGTCTTCCTGACGCCCGAGCGGTTCGAGGCCGCCGAGGAGTTCTTCGGCCGGCACGGCGGCAAGATCGTCACCGTGGCCCGGTTCATCGAGGGCCTGCGCCAGGCCAACGGCATCATCGCCGGCACCACGGGCATGCCCTGGCGCCGCTTCCTCGCCTTCAACGCGCTCGGCGCCGCCCTGTGGGTCGGCCTGTGGACGACCCTGGCGTACGAGGTGGGCAGCCACATCACGACCGTCTACGACGAGGTCTCGCGCTACCAGATCTACGTCCTCGTGGCCGTAGCCGTACTGATCGCCGCCTTCGCCGTACGGCACTGCGTACGACGGCGGCGCGCGTGCTGA
- a CDS encoding DUF4328 domain-containing protein, with protein MTASAAQAPWFLARCTQFAVAAAAGGELVRALKAHAHLLHPATTTASDFGQASMIFVNAMTAAVVLFLLWFARCWRNAGLLSPGAVRGSVAWAVVAWLIPVMNLWAPRGLVLDVQRASDPGGGAEGHGNALVNVWWAAWAGHAALSLAAMNLGGGTSLPLLVASEGLDLLAAVLAIAVIQRITSRQAAALRSVTPVPAPAGLPHAS; from the coding sequence GTGACCGCATCCGCCGCCCAGGCTCCTTGGTTCCTCGCGCGTTGCACGCAGTTCGCCGTGGCAGCGGCGGCCGGCGGCGAACTGGTCCGGGCGCTGAAGGCCCATGCTCATCTGCTGCATCCGGCGACGACCACGGCCTCCGATTTCGGGCAGGCGTCGATGATCTTCGTGAACGCGATGACGGCGGCGGTCGTGCTGTTCCTCCTCTGGTTCGCCCGCTGCTGGCGCAACGCCGGACTGCTCTCGCCCGGCGCGGTGCGCGGCTCTGTCGCGTGGGCCGTTGTCGCCTGGCTGATACCGGTGATGAATCTCTGGGCTCCACGCGGGCTCGTGCTGGACGTACAGCGCGCGAGCGACCCCGGCGGTGGGGCTGAGGGGCACGGGAACGCCCTGGTGAACGTGTGGTGGGCGGCCTGGGCCGGGCACGCGGCGCTGTCCCTGGCCGCCATGAACCTGGGCGGCGGCACCTCGCTGCCGCTGCTGGTGGCGTCGGAAGGCCTCGACCTCCTGGCCGCCGTTCTGGCGATCGCCGTGATCCAGCGCATCACGTCGCGCCAGGCCGCCGCGCTGCGGTCCGTGACTCCGGTGCCCGCGCCCGCCGGCCTGCCGCACGCCTCGTAG